The following proteins are encoded in a genomic region of Diabrotica virgifera virgifera chromosome 1, PGI_DIABVI_V3a:
- the LOC126881702 gene encoding myosin heavy chain, clone 203-like, with protein sequence MEEFIKDLREKLDRMETRDTRIEQKLDGIQKELKELRNQNQELKRENMLLKQEMSEIRAENKQMKAEIKEVREAMETLSKLKFKEAVPKRLSDLEDRTEREEKKKIEKNVIVRGIKIGEENVKEDLENLLKIKLNVEAKIEQTEIIRPRNSQPFIIAKLENIQDKKKIMEQKKILKGTKIFIDEQRTYEERRIHRQVKKRAEVEKEAGKKVKMGFKKLWIDDQLWEWNNIIKDLKLKCTGNNRENPKN encoded by the exons ATGGAAGAATTCATAAAAGATTTGCGAGAAAAATTGGACAGAATGGAAACAAGGGATACGAGGATAGAGCAAAAATTGGATGGAATCCAAAAAGAGCTTAAAGAATTAAGAAATCAAAACCAGGAGctgaaaagagaaaatatgttACTAAAGCAAGAAATGAGtgaaataagagcagaaaataaacaaatgaaagCTGAAATTAAAGAAGTGCGAGAAGCAATGGAAACGCTAAGCAAACTAAAATTTAAGGAGGCAGTGCCAAAAAGACTAAGCGACCTAGAGGATAGAACGGAAAGAGAGGAGAAaaagaaaattgagaaaaacgTAATAGTCAGGGGAATTAAAATAGGAGAAGAAAATGTAAAAGAAGATCtagaaaatttactaaaaataaaacTCAACGTTGAAGCTAAAATAGAACAAACAGAGATAATTAGACCAAGAAATTCACAGCCGTTCATAATAGCAAAATTGGAAAATATACaagataaaaagaaaataatggaACAAAAGAAAATCCTCAAAG gtacaaaaatatttatcgacGAACAAAGAACCTATGAAGAACGAAGAATACACAGGCAAGTAAAGAAAAGAGCAGAGGTGGAAAAGGAAGCAGGGAAGAAAGTGAAGATGGgcttcaaaaaattatggatagACGATCAACTTTGGGAATGGAATAACATAATAAAAGACTTAAAGCT